The Faecalibacter sp. LW9 genome has a segment encoding these proteins:
- a CDS encoding HlyD family secretion protein, with product MGSINPNDPNKIDINLKQKVNKKQKISTICINLSVFVLVVLCFYWLVKKYYRIGDNTYTESAQIEEFINPINTRVSAYIKEIRFIEHQEVRKGDTLVVLDNREILTQLRQAEAAYKAANVSKNITNNSINTVSNTVSIAESNIAGAKARLWNAEQNLNRYKNLLEVEAISKQQFDQVKTEYDIANASYKALIGQQNTAKLTVNETEVKIGLNEADILKTKAALDMAKLNLSYTIITAPYDGVMGRRLINEGQLLQAGQQISTIVLKDSKWITANFLESQMPSIHIGTKLKMTADALGGEEFEGVVTAISAATGSKYANMPIDNSTGNFVKIQQRIPVRIEFTKVNDKNKISHLRAGMNMNIELKSN from the coding sequence ATGGGGAGTATTAATCCTAATGATCCTAATAAAATTGATATTAATCTTAAACAGAAGGTAAATAAAAAGCAGAAAATAAGTACGATTTGTATTAATTTATCTGTTTTTGTACTTGTAGTTCTTTGTTTTTACTGGTTAGTAAAAAAATATTATCGTATCGGAGATAATACATATACAGAATCTGCTCAAATAGAAGAGTTTATTAATCCTATAAATACACGTGTATCAGCTTATATAAAGGAAATTAGATTTATTGAACATCAGGAAGTAAGGAAAGGCGATACTTTAGTAGTTTTAGATAATAGAGAAATTTTAACTCAATTAAGACAAGCTGAAGCTGCTTATAAGGCTGCAAATGTATCGAAGAATATAACAAACAACTCAATTAATACAGTATCTAATACAGTATCAATTGCTGAATCTAATATTGCAGGTGCTAAAGCTAGGCTTTGGAATGCTGAACAAAATTTAAATCGCTATAAAAACTTATTAGAAGTTGAAGCAATAAGTAAACAGCAATTTGATCAAGTGAAAACCGAGTATGATATTGCTAATGCTAGTTATAAAGCATTAATTGGACAACAAAATACAGCGAAATTAACCGTAAATGAAACAGAAGTTAAAATCGGTTTAAATGAAGCTGATATTTTAAAAACAAAAGCAGCTTTAGACATGGCTAAATTAAATTTATCGTATACAATAATTACTGCACCATATGATGGCGTTATGGGTAGAAGATTAATTAACGAAGGACAGCTTTTACAAGCTGGGCAACAAATAAGTACTATCGTATTAAAAGATAGCAAATGGATTACGGCTAATTTTTTAGAGTCACAAATGCCTTCTATACATATAGGTACAAAACTCAAAATGACAGCCGATGCTTTAGGCGGTGAAGAATTTGAGGGTGTTGTTACTGCAATTTCAGCTGCTACCGGTTCTAAATATGCTAATATGCCAATTGATAATTCAACTGGTAATTTTGTTAAAATCCAGCAAAGAATTCCTGTTCGTATTGAGTTTACAAAAGTAAATGATAAAAATAAAATTAGTCATTTACGTGCAGGTATGAATATGAATATAGAGTTAAAATCTAATTAA
- a CDS encoding ketoacyl-ACP synthase III — MSNYFSGVGNYVPTQTITNSFFKDYQFLDEMGNLLPQNNAIIAEKLKKNTGIEERRYANENQVTSDLGYQAALMAINDAGIDSETIDYIIFAHNFGDIKINSIQSDAVPSLASRVKKLLKIKNPYCVAYDVIFGCPGWIEAVIQANTFINVGFAKRCLVIGAETLSKIVDKHDRDTMIYADGAGAVIIEKALGDKGIYSHLSSSYTYQENDYLYFGNSYNKNICQNTKYIKMNGRKIYEFALNNVPKAMKKCIDDSKFDIRQISKIIIHQANEKMDEAIVNRFYRLFKMQPPENIMPMIISKLGNSSVATIPILLTMLLNNEVENHQINDGDIVLFASVGAGMNINTFIYRF, encoded by the coding sequence ATGTCTAATTATTTTAGTGGTGTAGGAAATTATGTACCTACTCAAACAATAACAAATTCATTTTTTAAAGATTATCAATTTTTAGATGAAATGGGTAATTTATTACCACAAAATAATGCAATTATTGCAGAAAAATTAAAAAAAAATACAGGTATTGAGGAGAGGAGGTATGCAAATGAAAATCAAGTAACTTCTGATCTTGGATATCAAGCAGCTCTAATGGCTATTAATGATGCGGGTATAGATTCAGAAACTATCGATTATATTATTTTTGCCCATAATTTTGGAGATATTAAAATCAATAGCATACAATCCGATGCAGTTCCCAGCTTAGCTTCACGAGTAAAAAAATTATTAAAAATTAAAAATCCTTATTGTGTTGCATATGACGTGATTTTTGGATGTCCTGGTTGGATAGAAGCTGTAATTCAAGCAAACACTTTTATAAATGTAGGCTTTGCAAAAAGATGTTTAGTTATAGGCGCAGAAACGTTATCTAAAATTGTTGATAAACATGATAGAGATACTATGATTTATGCGGATGGTGCTGGTGCTGTTATTATAGAAAAAGCATTAGGTGACAAAGGGATTTATTCACATCTATCTTCCTCTTATACATATCAAGAAAATGATTATTTATATTTTGGTAATTCTTATAATAAAAATATTTGTCAAAATACTAAATATATAAAAATGAATGGACGTAAGATTTATGAATTTGCTTTAAATAATGTTCCTAAGGCCATGAAAAAATGTATTGACGATAGTAAGTTTGATATTAGACAAATTAGTAAAATTATTATTCATCAGGCAAATGAAAAAATGGATGAAGCAATAGTGAATAGATTTTATAGACTATTTAAAATGCAACCTCCTGAAAACATCATGCCAATGATTATTAGTAAATTAGGTAATAGTAGTGTTGCTACTATACCAATTTTATTAACAATGTTATTAAATAACGAAGTAGAGAATCATCAAATTAATGATGGAGATATAGTTTTATTTGCTTCAGTTGGTGCTGGTATGAATATTAATACTTTTATATATAGATTCTAA
- a CDS encoding IS3 family transposase (programmed frameshift) — MNSSDSERKKRTQRDYTLGFKLAVVSQIEKGDFTYKQAQKCYGIQGRSTVLVWLRKYGNLDWSKPIIHTMSKSEETPAQKIKRLEQELADEKLRVKILNTMIDIADEQLGTQIRKSTIPNKILKLQKQEITVSCSCRLLGLSRQSFYAALKRHSIRESELLQVKKLVLEVRIKLPRIGTRKLYYILNEQLKELNIKMGRDALFDYLRRENLLITPKKQYTRTTFSKHWLRKHPNLYKEIEINKPEQVFVSDITYVKTKQAVCYLSLVTDAYSRKIMGYSVSENMNAENVSIALKMAIKNRINNEKLIHHSDRGLQYCSEYYQTILKQNQIIPSMTDGYDCYQNALAERINGILKQEFLIEKTKDITELTKMVEQSVYLYNNTRPHLSLNMQTPEMRHKKSEEIKSLQI, encoded by the exons ATGAACTCATCAGATTCAGAAAGAAAAAAGAGAACACAACGCGATTACACCTTAGGCTTTAAATTAGCCGTTGTATCCCAAATAGAAAAAGGCGACTTTACTTACAAACAAGCTCAAAAATGCTATGGAATACAAGGAAGAAGTACAGTTTTGGTTTGGCTCAGAAAATATGGTAACTTAGATTGGAGCAAACCAATTATTCATACTATGTCAAAATCAGAAGAAACTCCAGCGCAAAAAATTAAACGGTTAGAACAAGAATTGGCTGATGAAAAGCTAAGAGTCAAAATACTTAATACAATGATTGATATAGCCGATGAACAGCTTGGTACTCAAATCAGAAAAAGTACAATACCCAACAA AATCCTCAAACTCCAAAAACAAGAAATAACTGTTTCTTGCTCATGTCGATTGCTTGGGTTAAGTCGCCAAAGTTTCTATGCTGCACTAAAACGTCATTCTATTCGAGAATCAGAGCTTTTACAGGTTAAAAAATTAGTTCTAGAAGTTCGAATAAAATTACCAAGAATAGGAACTCGAAAGCTTTATTATATTCTGAATGAACAGCTAAAAGAGCTAAACATAAAGATGGGTCGAGATGCTTTGTTTGATTATCTGAGAAGAGAAAATTTACTTATAACACCTAAAAAACAATACACAAGAACCACATTCTCTAAACATTGGTTAAGGAAACATCCTAATTTATACAAAGAAATAGAGATTAATAAACCAGAACAGGTCTTTGTAAGTGATATAACGTATGTAAAAACCAAGCAAGCCGTTTGTTATCTTTCTTTAGTGACAGATGCTTATAGTCGAAAAATAATGGGTTATTCTGTAAGTGAAAATATGAATGCGGAAAATGTATCTATAGCGCTAAAAATGGCTATTAAAAATAGAATAAATAATGAGAAATTAATCCATCATTCGGATAGAGGCTTACAGTATTGCTCGGAATATTATCAGACAATTTTAAAACAAAATCAGATCATACCATCGATGACAGACGGCTATGATTGTTATCAAAATGCTTTAGCGGAAAGAATTAATGGGATATTGAAACAAGAGTTTTTAATCGAAAAAACAAAAGATATTACTGAATTAACCAAAATGGTAGAACAAAGTGTGTATCTTTATAATAACACACGACCTCATTTGAGTCTCAATATGCAGACCCCTGAAATGAGACACAAAAAATCCGAAGAAATAAAATCTCTTCAGATATAA
- a CDS encoding response regulator transcription factor gives MQIILIEDDKRISDFILKGLEENGHFVTLCKSAEAFIDEYLQHSFDLIICDIMLPGMDGMQLVQTIRYKKIYTPILMLTALSSVQDKVSALDFGADDYMTKPFHFDELLSRINALTRRFQYAQKEEKSNVFLFGDISVDVQQHQVKVANEEVVLSPREFKLLNYLIENANKAVSRIQILNAVWGITFENHTNVVDVYISYLRNKIEKNRKYIFTIKGVGYMLKTEE, from the coding sequence ATGCAAATTATTCTCATCGAAGACGATAAACGAATTAGCGATTTTATTCTAAAAGGCTTAGAAGAAAACGGTCATTTTGTAACATTGTGTAAAAGTGCAGAAGCGTTTATAGATGAATATTTACAACATTCCTTTGATTTAATCATTTGTGATATCATGCTTCCAGGAATGGACGGTATGCAGTTGGTACAAACCATTCGTTACAAAAAAATCTATACGCCTATTCTGATGTTAACGGCTCTAAGCTCGGTGCAAGATAAAGTATCAGCGCTAGATTTTGGTGCCGATGATTATATGACCAAACCTTTTCATTTTGATGAATTATTATCACGAATCAATGCTTTAACCCGCCGTTTTCAGTACGCTCAAAAAGAAGAAAAATCGAATGTATTTCTTTTTGGAGATATTTCAGTGGATGTACAACAACATCAAGTTAAAGTAGCCAATGAAGAAGTGGTTTTGTCCCCGCGCGAATTTAAATTATTGAATTATCTGATTGAAAATGCCAATAAAGCCGTTTCAAGAATTCAGATTTTAAATGCAGTTTGGGGAATTACATTCGAAAACCACACCAATGTCGTAGATGTTTATATTTCGTATTTGAGAAATAAAATCGAGAAAAATAGAAAGTATATTTTCACGATCAAAGGCGTAGGATATATGTTAAAAACAGAGGAATAA